CGAGCGCGACGGCGGTGGGGGACGGCGGCGCAAGACCGGCGGCCCGGCGCCGACCGCGCCGGAAGCCCAGAACGAAGAGCAGGGGGCGCCGGCGCGGCCCGGCCACCCGGATGACGGTAACGACAGCAGCGACGGCAACGATGGCAACGAACACTGAGCGGGCGGCCGCGATCCGCTGGATCCAGGCGCAGATGGCCGACTATGGGCTGACCCTGGAGGCACTGCAGGCGGCGGGGTGCTTTGAACCGCCGCCGCCCCCTCCGCCACCTGCGGCGCCGCCGGTCTGCTACCGCAATGCCGAAGGGCTGACCTGGGACGGGCAGGGCGAGATGCCGTCGTGGCTCAAGCGGGCGGTCAATGCCGGGCAGAGCGTGGAGTTTTTCAGGGTCGGATAAGAGCCATCAAGGACAAAGCTGGGTACCGGAGTGCTGAAATATTTCAGCAAAATCAGAGGCTTGCCCAGGATGTGGCGGCTTTTTACGAATCCCGGGCGACCCTCAAGTACGCAACCGGTCGTTTTCGGACAGTCGTTCCCCCGTCACGTCAGGATCGTTGGGACAAGCATAAGCAGGCGGTATGGGCTCGATACCGCAGAAGGCAATGCTTAGGGCAATGGCGTGTCGTGATGTATCCTCTTGAACTTTATCGACATTCTTAGGGTACCGGCGATGGGGGGGAGTCTTTCTACGGATGACGTACTGACAGTTTCGGAAGTGGCTGAGTACCTCAAAGTCAACGAACGCACCGTCTATCGCCTCGCTGCGGCAAAGAAGATCCCGGCATTCAAGGTCGGGACCGCCTGGCGATTTAAGCGCGCGGAGCTGGATGCCTGGATTACGGCTCAGAGCCAGCCCCCAACAAAAGAGTAACGCCCGTGATTACTGCCTATCACGCCAAGTACTTCGCCAGCGAGCTGAGCCGCCGCTACTCCGCGGCGGACTCTGAGAAGCTCGCCGGAACGCTTCTTGACGCCCAGGTCGACCTTAACCCGCACCAGCTCGAGGCGGCGCTTTTCGCGTTCAGGTCCCCCCTCTCGAAGGGCGCGATTCTTGCGGACGAAGTCGGCCTTGGAAAAACAATAGAAGCGGGGCTCGTGCTTGCCCAGAAATGGGCAGAAGGCAAGCGACGGATCTTAATCGTAACGCCCGCGAATCTTCGCAAGCAGTGGACGCAGGAGATGGCGGAAAAGTTCTTCCTGCCTACAGTGA
The Cupriavidus taiwanensis LMG 19424 DNA segment above includes these coding regions:
- the mads1 gene encoding methylation-associated defense system helix-turn-helix domain-containing protein MAD1, translated to MGGSLSTDDVLTVSEVAEYLKVNERTVYRLAAAKKIPAFKVGTAWRFKRAELDAWITAQSQPPTKE
- a CDS encoding H-NS family nucleoid-associated regulatory protein, whose translation is MATNTERAAAIRWIQAQMADYGLTLEALQAAGCFEPPPPPPPPAAPPVCYRNAEGLTWDGQGEMPSWLKRAVNAGQSVEFFRVG